Proteins from one Procambarus clarkii isolate CNS0578487 chromosome 72, FALCON_Pclarkii_2.0, whole genome shotgun sequence genomic window:
- the LOC123749778 gene encoding general transcription factor IIF subunit 2-like: MSQQPKMDLDITNCSRGLWLVKVPKYLGDKWTDCAGHDVGKLKITKVPGKPPTITFKSSEHTLKDGKIPREHKVISHSLKEMTLGVLSEPDLGSSSSDAAVSETQQLSFEGQVIHKLECQPVVDDYYINQKREAVKKAAQSLHTVKLIDRPLNGYKPISHHKHNVYLEQKKKAEGKTIRDDKDKVMELLFAAFEKHQYYNIKDLHKITRQPITYLKEILKDLCNYNVKNPHKTMWELKPEYRHYKLAEKAVENSMYD, translated from the coding sequence ATGAGCCAACAGCCTAAGATGGACTTGGATATTACGAATTGCAGCCGTGGGCTGTGGCTGGTCAAGGTACCTAAATATTTGGGGGACAAATGGACAGACTGTGCTGGCCATGACGTTGGAAAGCTTAAGATTACCAAGGTGCCTGGTAAACCTCCGACAATAACCTTTAAATCTAGTGAACACACCTTGAAGGACGGGAAAATTCCTCGGGAGCACAAGGTAATTTCTCATAGTTTAAAAGAAATGACACTCGGAGTTCTTTCTGAACCAGATCTCGGCAGCAGCAGCTCGGATGCTGCAGTTTCCGAGACACAGCAATTGTCCTTTGAGGGACAAGTCATCCACAAACTAGAATGTCAGCCTGTAGTGGACGACTACTATATAAATCAGAAAAGGGAAGCTGTGAAGAAAGCTGCCCAGTCTCTTCATACGGTAAAGCTTATTGACAGACCCCTCAACGGCTATAAGCCTATTTCACACCATAAACATAATGTTTATTTAGAGCAGAAGAAGAAGGCAGAAGGCAAGACGATtcgtgatgataaagataaggtCATGGAGTTGTTGTTTGCTGCATTTGAAAAGCATCAGTATTACAATATTAAGGATCTCCACAAGATTACCCGACAACCAATCACATATCTAAAGGAGATCCTGAAAGACCTATGTAACTATAATGTTAAGAATCCTCACAAGACTATGTGGGAACTCAAGCCCGAGTACCGCCATTACAAGCTTGCCGAAAAGGCTGTGGAAAATTCAATGTATGATTAG
- the LOC138356442 gene encoding uncharacterized protein, whose translation MGIDLEEGGSKGICLWERGVGGTIGERGGPQRNNSLGVYYTDSGGLRNEIDELGALVCTEKMDIVALAETWMSVENRELLAECQVYGFKLFRADRCIGRGGGVAIYVGDNLKCSLKEGIKTEPHTETVWIELSEGADNIIIGVVYRPPNLDRVGAGHLWDGVSGASGSNSVCVVGDFGFGGVSWLNKAGSGEAEDFLELVGDCFLTQHVGEPTRENNILDLVLTSRETQIGDIEMGSGLGSSDHGEIRFGVEWSGPVGEGSVGVPDFRGADFSSLRNFLGRIDWGVLGVGCGPVLERDMSPAMGDLNGDFDVDSMYNLFGNILGRAQERSVPYKLNGSSANDPEWITGSLRSLIGGGRAWCKGIESGEVTLEREFVQLVGNVKEGMGKAKRNCEVRIAGRAGTGPGGFFQLYRAGTGEGMGPLKAETGQVADGDGEMSGVFGKCFVSVFTKEELNNVPSAEQVYVGGDEERLTGLAVAREDVLRQMVGLEPNRSPGPGEVFARVLGECKGELCDPLTTMFEQKKKAEGKTIRDDKDKVMELLFAAFEKHQYYNIKDLHKITRQPITYLKEILKDLCNYNVKNPHKNMWELKPEYRHYKLAEKAVENSMYD comes from the exons atgggaattgatttggaggagggAGGTAGTAAGGGTATTTGTTTGTGGGAGAGGGGAGTTGGCGGGACGATCGGGGAGAGAGGAGGtccgcaaaggaacaattcacttGGGGTGTATTACACTGACAGTGGAGGTCTGAGAAATGAAATTGACGAATTgggtgctcttgtctgcacagaaaaaatggaTATTGTTGCACTTGCCGAAACGTGGATGAGTGTGGAAAATAGAGAACTGTTAGCTGAGTGTCAAGTATATGGATTTAAGCTGTTTCGCGCAGATAGATGTAttggacgaggaggtggagtagccatatatgttggggacaatttgaaatgtagtctcaaagagggaatcaaaacagagccgcaCACGGAAACTGTTTGGATTGAGTTGAGCGAAGGAGctgataatattataataggagtagtatataggccaccaaatttggaCAGGGTGGGGGCGGGGCATCTGTGGGATGGGGTATCTGGAGCGTCTGGATCTAACAGTGTTTGTGTCGTGGGTGACTTTGGTTTTGGCGGAGTGAGCTGGTTGAACAAGGCAGGGAGTGGTGAAGCGGAGGATTTTCTGGAATTAGTtggcgattgctttcttacgcaacacgttGGGGAACCAACGCGGGAGAATAATATTTTGGATTTGGTGTTGACtagcagggaaacgcaaattggtGACATCGAAATGGGGAGTGGGCTGGGGAGCAGTGATCACGGAGAAATCAGATTTGGCGTGGAGTGGAGTGGACCAGTGGGAGAGGGTTCTGTtggagtgccagattttcgagggGCTGATTTTAGTAGCCTAAGAAATTTCTTGGGTCGAATTGATTGGGGGgtcttgggtgtggggtgtgggccggtcttggagcgggaCATGAGCCCAGCGatgggtgacttaaatggggatttcgatgtggattcaatgtaTAACTTGTTTGGGAATATTCTAGGCAGAGCACAGGAGCGTAgtgtaccatacaaattgaatggaTCGAGCGCTAATGACCCGGAGTGGATAACAGGGAGTTTGAGGAGCCTTATAGGTGGGGGGAGAGCTTGGTGCAAGGGGATTGAGAGTGGGGAGGTCACTTTGGAGCGGGAGTTCGTGCAACTGGTTGGAAATGTTAAAGAAGGGATGGGGAAAGCAAAGAGAAACTGTGAAGTTCGCATAGCGGGGCGGGCGGGGACGGGTCCTGGAGGGTTTTTTCAGTTGTATCGTGCTGGGACTGGGGAGGGGATGGGTCCATTGAAGGCTGAGACGGGTCAGGTAGCGGATGGTGATGGAGAGATGAGTGGTGTTTTTGGTAAatgttttgtatctgtatttactaaagaggaacttaacaatgtgCCTTCAGCCgagcaagtctatgtgggtggggacgaggagcgGTTGACGGGTTTGGCAGttgccagggaggatgttcttagacAGATGGTGGGGCTCGAACCAAACAGGTCCCCAGGGCCgggtgaagtgtttgccagggtgcttgggGAGTGCAAgggggagctttgtgacccactgacaACCATGTTTG agcagaagaagaaggcagaaggcaagacgattcgtgatgataaagataaggtCATGGAGTTGTTGTTTGCTGCATTTGAAAAGCATCAGTATTACAATATTAAGGATCTCCACAAGATTACCCGACAACCAATCACATATCTAAAGGAGATCCTGAAAGACCTATGTAACTATAATGTTAAGAATCCTCACAAGAATATGTGGGAACTCAAGCCCGAGTACCGTCATTACAAGCTTGCCGAAAAGGCTGTGGAAAATTCAATGTATGATTAG
- the LOC138356441 gene encoding general transcription factor IIF subunit 2-like, which yields MSQQSKMDLDITNCSRGLWLVKVPKYLGDKWADCAGHDVGKLKITKVPGKPPTITFKSSEHTLKDGKIPREHKVISHSLKEMTLGVLSEPDLGSSSSDAAVSETQQLSFEGQVIHKLECQPVVDDYYINQKREAVKKAAQSLHTVKLIDRPLNGYKPISHHKHNVYLEQKKKAEGKTIRDDKDKVMELLFAAFEKHQYYNIKDLHKITRQPITYLKEILKDLCNYNVKNPHKNMWELKPEYRHYKLAEKAVENSMYD from the coding sequence atgagccaacagtctaagatggacttggatattacgaattgcagccgtgggctgtggctggtcaaggtacctaaatatttgggggacaaatgggcagactgtgctggccatgacgttggaaagcttaagattaccaaggtgcctggtaaacctccgacaataacctttaaatctagtgaacacaccttgaaggacgggaaaattcctcgggagcacaaggtaatttctcatagtttaaaagaaatgacactcggagttctttctgaaccagatctcggcagcagcagctcggatgctgcagtttccgagacacagcaattgtcctttgagggacaagtcatccacaaactagaatgtcagcctgtagtggacgactactatatcaatcagaaaagggaagctgtgaagaaagctgcccagtctcttcatacggtaaagcttattgacagacccctcaacggctataagcctatttcacaccataaacataatgtttatttagagcagaagaagaaggcagaaggcaagacgattcgtgatgataaagataaggtCATGGAGTTGTTGTTTGCTGCATTTGAAAAGCATCAGTATTACAATATTAAGGATCTCCACAAGATTACCCGACAACCAATCACATATCTAAAGGAGATCCTGAAAGACCTATGTAACTATAATGTTAAGAATCCTCACAAGAATATGTGGGAACTCAAGCCCGAGTACCGTCATTACAAGCTTGCCGAAAAGGCTGTGGAAAATTCAATGTATGATTAG